Within bacterium, the genomic segment GGGCCTCCCGGCTGATAGGGCAGCCGCTCCGGGCGCGGGCGGCGGGCTCGGACCTGTTCCCGGCGCTGTGCCGGATGGCGGCGTCGCGCGGATATACCGTCTTTCTGTTGGGCGGCGCGGCGGGCGTCGCCGACCAGGCGGCGGTCCGCGTGGCCGCCCGCTTCCCGGGACTCCGGATCGCCGGAGTGTATGCGCCTCCAGATGGCTTCGCGCACGAGGGTGAAGCGGCCGAGGCGGCCGTGCGCGCCGTGAACGCGGCAAGGCCGTCGGTGCTCTTCGTGGCATTGGGAACGCCGAAGCAGGAACTCTGGGTGCACCGCCATTGGAGCCGGCTCGACGCGGGCGTGGCGTTGTGCTGCGGGGCGGCGTTCGATTTTGTCGCCGGGGTGCAGATCCGGGCGCCCGCCTGGATGCAGCGGGCCGGACTCGAGTGGTTGTGGAGGCTGGCGCGCAACCCGCGGCGGCTCTGGAAGCGCTACCTCGTCCGAGACGCGGCGTTTATGGGCATATTCCTGAAGGAATGGTGGAGCGCGCGGAGCCAAGCTTTTCACAAGAGGTAGCCGACCGAGCGCTGTGGCATTCGGGTCAGCGAGGGTTCTCGTCGGCCGCGGCGCGGCTCTTCTCGCTGGTGGTGCTGCTGGCCGCGGACCTCATCGTGCTGGCGTTTGCCGTAGGGGTGGCGGTGGCGATGCGGGTGTCGATGCTGCCCGCCCTTTCGCGGGCGTTCTACCGGCCGACCTATCCGCTGAGCCACTACGTGGTGCTGTGGTGGGTGCTGTTTGCGTACGTCGGGGCGATGGCCTACGCAGGTCTGTACACTCGCCGCGACCCCTACTGGGAAGAAGTGCGCCGCTGCCTCCTCGCGGCGACGGCCGGGACGATCCTTGTCTTTGCCATCCTATCGGTCGCCAAATCCAGCAACGACGCGTCGCGCCCGGTCGTCGTCCTGGCGTGGGTGGTCCTCCTGATCACGCTGCCGCTCGCCCGGGGGGCGGTGAAAGAGGCCCTGTTTGTCGCAGGGCCGTGGCGCAAACGGGCGCTGCTCGTCGGCAGGGCCGCCATCACCGCGGGGCTGGTGGATGCGTTTCGCCGCCACCGGACGCTTGGTTACGAGGTCGTCGAGGTCGTCTCGGACCCGAGCGCCGCCCCTGAGCGGGCCGTGCAGCTCGGCGCCCGCGAGGTGATCCTGGC encodes:
- a CDS encoding WecB/TagA/CpsF family glycosyltransferase, which codes for MIADAGWVLDGDAPHPARVCIGELRFDNLDLFQSVATVEQALVHGRRGYVVTPNVDHLVLYRDCPAFRAACRGAALRLADGMPIVWASRLIGQPLRARAAGSDLFPALCRMAASRGYTVFLLGGAAGVADQAAVRVAARFPGLRIAGVYAPPDGFAHEGEAAEAAVRAVNAARPSVLFVALGTPKQELWVHRHWSRLDAGVALCCGAAFDFVAGVQIRAPAWMQRAGLEWLWRLARNPRRLWKRYLVRDAAFMGIFLKEWWSARSQAFHKR